In Chryseobacterium gleum, a single genomic region encodes these proteins:
- the epsC gene encoding serine O-acetyltransferase EpsC — protein sequence MAISDQLIERIHQTKHNSIHGFFDKIKTKKWVKDLYETLFLPQNDNTEDQLKRNFEALQQTLSDQINTVTGDKDLTEKQVSQFFESLPGLYDQLVLDAKSILEFDPAADSLEEVYLAYPGFFATYVYRISHQLWIQEVKILPRVISEYAHSKTGIDIHPGATIGKSFFIDHGTGIVIGETTVIGNNVKIYQGVTLGALNVSKEKAHQKRHPNIEDDVIIYSGATILGGETTIGRESIIGGNVWVTQDVPANSLVYHKSEIKIKDNSSLPESLTFVI from the coding sequence ATGGCAATTTCCGATCAACTCATAGAAAGAATTCATCAAACCAAACACAATAGTATTCATGGATTCTTTGATAAAATAAAGACCAAAAAATGGGTCAAGGATTTGTATGAAACACTCTTCCTTCCTCAGAATGACAATACTGAAGATCAACTGAAAAGAAATTTTGAAGCATTGCAGCAAACACTTTCTGATCAGATTAATACTGTAACAGGAGATAAAGATCTTACAGAAAAACAGGTCAGTCAGTTTTTTGAATCTTTACCGGGACTTTATGATCAGCTGGTGTTGGATGCAAAATCTATTCTGGAATTTGATCCTGCTGCTGATTCACTGGAAGAAGTATACCTGGCATATCCCGGCTTTTTTGCCACGTATGTTTATCGTATCTCGCATCAGCTCTGGATTCAGGAAGTGAAAATTTTACCAAGGGTCATCTCAGAATATGCCCACAGCAAAACAGGAATAGATATTCACCCGGGAGCTACCATTGGAAAGTCTTTTTTCATTGATCACGGAACAGGAATTGTGATCGGAGAAACAACGGTTATCGGAAATAATGTCAAAATCTATCAGGGAGTGACCCTCGGAGCCTTGAATGTTTCCAAAGAAAAAGCCCATCAGAAAAGACATCCCAATATTGAAGATGATGTCATTATCTATTCAGGAGCAACTATTCTGGGAGGCGAAACTACCATAGGCAGAGAAAGCATCATTGGCGGAAATGTATGGGTAACACAGGATGTTCCTGCCAACTCTCTGGTCTACCACAAAAGTGAAATAAAAATAAAGGATAATTCTTCATTACCGGAATCATTAACCTTTGTGATCTAA
- a CDS encoding sulfate adenylyltransferase subunit 1 encodes MDILRFITAGSVDDGKSTLIGRLLYDSKSILQDQLEVLEKHSKNKNEDGVDLALLTDGLRAEREQGITIDVAYRYFSTAKRKFIIADAPGHVQYTRNMITGASNSDLMVILIDARKGVIEQTRRHSIIASLLQLKKVAVAINKMDMVDYSEEVFENIKSEYAKIAENLGLNDVSYFPISALKGDNIVSTSSRTEWYEGNSLLEYLEEVTINEEKNNGSRFQVQYVIRPQTEELHDYRGYAGQILSGKFTKGDKIHILPADLTTEITKIEINGTEKEEAFEGQPAVIHLAHDVDVSRGDIFVTEEHVPTVEKDLEILLCWLDQKPLQQGNKYLLQQNSRLVKAVVKEIDYKINVNTLIREQADGEIKLNEIVKVTLRTAQPLVYDSFTHNKTTGSAILVDETSNSTVAACIIQ; translated from the coding sequence ATGGATATATTAAGATTTATAACAGCAGGAAGCGTGGATGACGGTAAAAGTACCCTTATCGGCAGACTGCTTTACGATAGCAAAAGTATTTTGCAGGATCAGTTGGAAGTCCTTGAAAAACATTCCAAAAACAAAAATGAAGATGGAGTAGACCTTGCTCTTTTAACAGATGGCCTGCGTGCAGAAAGAGAACAAGGAATCACCATTGATGTTGCCTACCGTTATTTTTCGACGGCAAAAAGAAAATTCATCATCGCTGATGCACCCGGTCACGTACAATATACACGCAATATGATCACCGGAGCATCAAACTCGGACCTGATGGTTATTCTTATCGACGCAAGAAAAGGTGTGATTGAACAGACCAGAAGACATTCCATCATCGCTTCTTTGTTACAGTTGAAAAAAGTTGCTGTAGCCATCAACAAAATGGATATGGTAGATTATTCGGAAGAAGTTTTTGAAAATATAAAATCAGAATATGCAAAAATTGCAGAAAATCTGGGTTTAAATGACGTCAGCTATTTCCCCATTTCAGCATTAAAAGGAGATAATATCGTTTCAACATCTTCGAGAACAGAATGGTATGAAGGAAATTCCCTTCTGGAATACCTTGAAGAAGTAACGATTAATGAAGAAAAAAATAATGGAAGCCGTTTTCAGGTTCAGTACGTGATTCGTCCTCAGACTGAAGAGCTTCATGACTACAGAGGATATGCCGGACAAATATTAAGCGGAAAGTTCACCAAAGGAGACAAAATCCACATACTTCCTGCAGATCTGACTACAGAAATAACAAAAATTGAGATCAATGGTACTGAAAAAGAAGAAGCCTTTGAAGGTCAGCCAGCCGTTATCCATCTTGCTCATGATGTAGATGTAAGCAGAGGAGATATTTTTGTTACGGAAGAACATGTTCCCACCGTTGAAAAAGATCTTGAAATTCTTTTATGCTGGCTTGATCAGAAACCTTTGCAGCAGGGGAATAAATACCTTCTGCAGCAGAACAGCAGACTTGTAAAAGCTGTGGTAAAAGAGATCGACTATAAGATCAATGTCAATACCCTTATCCGGGAGCAGGCAGATGGTGAAATTAAACTGAATGAAATTGTGAAAGTTACCCTACGAACGGCACAACCTTTGGTCTATGACAGCTTTACCCATAACAAAACAACGGGCTCTGCCATTTTGGTGGATGAAACGTCCAATTCAACGGTAGCAGCCTGTATAATCCAATAG
- a CDS encoding phosphoadenylyl-sulfate reductase, with the protein MENSLKNEFENLIKEADEASFQTNGLQLLAEKFPDKVIFSTSFSYEDQVITHLIKDLNIEIFTLDTGRLFEQTYETWTSTKAFFKKNIKAYYPDTEELREFVTENGPDSFYQSVENRKACCTIRKVHPLKKALEGYKVWITGLRAEHSPNRQNMPQLEWDPDNKIIKFHPILHWTTEQVTAYVKDHHLPYNHLHKKGFVSIGCEPCTRAIKEGEDFRAGRWWWEDANKKECGLHIHQ; encoded by the coding sequence ATGGAAAACAGTCTGAAAAATGAATTCGAAAATCTGATAAAAGAGGCTGATGAAGCTTCTTTTCAAACTAATGGACTGCAATTACTGGCTGAAAAATTCCCGGATAAGGTGATCTTTTCCACCAGTTTCAGTTACGAAGATCAGGTCATTACTCATCTGATAAAAGATTTAAATATTGAAATATTCACCCTGGATACGGGAAGACTTTTTGAACAAACCTATGAAACCTGGACCTCTACGAAGGCGTTTTTTAAAAAGAACATCAAAGCCTATTATCCGGACACGGAGGAGCTTAGAGAATTTGTCACAGAAAACGGGCCTGATTCATTCTATCAATCCGTAGAAAACAGGAAGGCATGCTGTACCATCCGAAAGGTTCATCCTTTAAAAAAAGCTCTGGAAGGCTATAAGGTATGGATTACAGGACTAAGGGCTGAACATTCTCCCAACAGACAGAATATGCCCCAGCTGGAATGGGATCCGGATAATAAGATCATCAAATTCCATCCCATCCTTCACTGGACGACAGAACAGGTGACAGCCTATGTAAAAGATCATCATTTACCTTACAATCATCTTCACAAGAAAGGATTTGTAAGCATAGGATGTGAACCGTGTACCAGAGCAATCAAAGAAGGAGAAGATTTCAGGGCAGGCCGGTGGTGGTGGGAAGATGCCAATAAAAAAGAATGCGGTCTGCATATTCATCAATAA
- a CDS encoding aldehyde dehydrogenase (NADP(+)), which yields MIEETSTQDIDRRIQMAAEAFQFLKNTTISERAEFMNAVADHIEALGEELLTVTHAETSLPLARLTGEKARTVGQWRSYAKAVAAGIYTEARIDLARPEKQKGDLRKYNVGIGPVVVFGASNFPYAFSTAGGDTASAIGAGCPVIIKAHPAHPQTSQIMADAITTVIKAFGWPEGIFSHITETSYEIGTYLTQHPDIRAVAFTGSFTGGKALFDIANRRKDPIPVFAEMGSINPVFAFQNLLETKAEALAKEYIGSLTLGVGQFCTNPGVFIALKGNPLDRFINALKEEIQEITPAKMLHEGIFESFEKNKSIAIEQPDVELIASVHTESTAGSAAAIKTRAKNFINNRVLSEEVFGPFGIVVEYETDEELMEIARQLKGQLTITIAATHEDVRDNGALITILKDKCGRLLFNGMPTGVEVVYGMQHGGPFPSTTDSRFTSVGPDAVKRFVRPICFQNWPDEFLPDELKNDNPLQISRMVDGIMNSESLKLQTT from the coding sequence ATGATTGAAGAAACATCAACACAGGATATAGACAGAAGAATTCAGATGGCAGCTGAAGCTTTCCAGTTTCTGAAGAATACCACCATCAGTGAACGGGCTGAATTTATGAATGCTGTTGCTGATCATATTGAAGCTTTGGGAGAAGAACTTTTGACAGTTACTCATGCCGAAACTTCATTGCCATTAGCCAGACTTACCGGTGAAAAAGCAAGAACAGTGGGACAATGGAGAAGTTATGCAAAAGCTGTTGCTGCCGGTATCTATACGGAAGCCAGAATTGATCTTGCCCGGCCTGAAAAACAAAAAGGAGATCTCAGAAAATATAATGTAGGCATAGGACCTGTAGTTGTTTTCGGAGCCAGCAATTTTCCGTATGCATTTTCTACTGCGGGAGGAGATACTGCAAGTGCTATTGGAGCAGGCTGTCCCGTCATTATAAAAGCACATCCGGCACATCCTCAGACTTCACAGATAATGGCGGATGCGATAACTACGGTTATTAAAGCATTTGGATGGCCTGAAGGGATTTTTAGTCATATTACCGAAACATCTTATGAGATTGGCACTTATCTTACTCAGCATCCGGATATCCGGGCTGTTGCCTTTACCGGATCTTTCACTGGCGGAAAAGCTTTGTTTGATATTGCCAACCGTAGAAAAGACCCGATTCCGGTGTTTGCAGAAATGGGAAGTATCAATCCTGTATTTGCCTTTCAAAACCTGCTTGAAACCAAAGCTGAAGCATTGGCAAAGGAATATATCGGTTCTTTAACGCTTGGAGTAGGACAATTTTGTACCAATCCGGGAGTATTTATTGCATTGAAAGGAAACCCGCTTGACCGTTTTATCAATGCCTTAAAAGAGGAAATTCAGGAAATTACTCCCGCTAAAATGCTTCACGAAGGAATTTTTGAAAGTTTCGAAAAAAACAAGAGCATTGCAATAGAACAACCTGATGTTGAATTAATTGCATCAGTACATACTGAAAGTACTGCAGGAAGTGCTGCAGCCATAAAAACCCGTGCCAAAAACTTCATTAATAATCGGGTATTGAGTGAAGAAGTCTTTGGGCCATTTGGTATTGTTGTGGAGTATGAAACAGATGAAGAACTTATGGAAATTGCCCGGCAGCTAAAAGGACAGTTAACCATTACCATTGCGGCGACCCATGAAGATGTGCGTGATAACGGTGCATTGATTACTATCTTAAAAGATAAATGCGGAAGATTATTATTCAACGGAATGCCTACAGGAGTAGAAGTGGTGTATGGCATGCAGCATGGAGGGCCGTTTCCTTCTACAACCGATTCACGCTTTACTTCCGTAGGCCCGGATGCTGTAAAACGCTTTGTTCGCCCGATTTGCTTTCAGAACTGGCCGGATGAATTCTTACCGGATGAGTTGAAGAATGACAATCCACTGCAGATCAGCAGAATGGTAGATGGAATAATGAATTCAGAATCACTAAAATTACAAACCACATGA
- a CDS encoding RrF2 family transcriptional regulator has translation MMSKRCKYALKAMVRLARNYNQGFLPTSVIAQDENIPRKFLEQILLELKRAKLVNSKQGKVGGYYLLKSPNEVSLADIYRIFDGPIALTPCVSLNFYEACDDCVDEAVCYLRKELMIVREKTRTSMMEATLTKFITTD, from the coding sequence ATGATGTCAAAACGTTGCAAATATGCGCTTAAAGCAATGGTCAGATTAGCAAGGAATTATAACCAGGGCTTTCTGCCAACCTCCGTTATTGCACAGGACGAAAACATCCCCAGGAAATTTCTGGAACAAATTCTTCTCGAGCTTAAAAGAGCCAAGCTTGTCAACAGCAAGCAGGGTAAAGTAGGAGGGTATTATCTTCTGAAATCACCTAATGAGGTCTCATTAGCAGACATTTATCGTATTTTTGATGGTCCTATTGCGCTTACCCCATGTGTTTCTTTAAATTTTTATGAAGCTTGCGATGATTGTGTGGATGAAGCTGTCTGCTATCTGAGAAAAGAATTAATGATCGTTCGTGAAAAGACCAGAACAAGCATGATGGAAGCCACTTTGACTAAGTTTATTACCACGGATTAA
- a CDS encoding NAD(P)/FAD-dependent oxidoreductase, translating to MTQNKGKALIIGAGIAGLSSAYYLLQKGWQVEILEQNDLTNNCSYGNAGMIVPSHFTPLAAPGVVAQGIRWMFDSKSPFYVRPSLNSNLISWGLKFLKHSNQKHVDYSAAAIRDLNLVSSRLYNEIAKKDEFDFELNQNGILMLYKTEKVAEEETELAHKAISMGLPVDILDKKEIQELEPNVRLDVTGGVNYKCDGHMNPMKLMKQMISYLKSNGAIFHTHHQVTGFETSGSHIKAVIANGQKFTADQFVMTGGSFLPELAQKAGIKIRLMPGKGYSFMHTPENPVNTLNHAALLLEARVAVTPMNGQIRFGGTMELASHQDTINMKRVEGIVRSIPQYLPDFQMEKPKESEIWFGYRPCAPDGLPYLGQSSQLKNLIIAGGGGMMGLSLGPIFGKTVSELANDQKPTVEIKIFNPERFR from the coding sequence ATGACACAGAATAAAGGAAAAGCACTCATCATTGGTGCAGGAATAGCGGGATTAAGCTCAGCGTATTATCTTTTGCAGAAGGGATGGCAGGTGGAGATTCTTGAACAGAATGATCTTACCAACAACTGTTCTTACGGCAATGCAGGCATGATTGTGCCCAGTCATTTTACTCCGCTGGCAGCACCAGGAGTTGTTGCTCAGGGAATACGCTGGATGTTCGACAGTAAAAGCCCGTTTTACGTAAGACCTTCACTCAATTCTAATCTGATATCATGGGGATTGAAGTTTCTGAAACACTCTAACCAGAAACATGTTGACTATTCTGCGGCAGCCATCAGGGATCTTAACCTGGTCAGCAGCAGGCTTTATAATGAGATTGCGAAAAAAGATGAATTCGATTTTGAACTGAATCAGAATGGCATTTTAATGCTATATAAAACAGAGAAAGTAGCAGAAGAAGAGACAGAGCTTGCCCACAAGGCAATCAGTATGGGTTTACCCGTTGATATTCTGGATAAAAAAGAAATTCAGGAATTAGAGCCTAATGTCAGGCTGGATGTAACCGGAGGAGTCAATTATAAATGTGACGGCCATATGAATCCCATGAAACTGATGAAGCAAATGATTTCTTATCTTAAAAGTAATGGTGCCATTTTTCATACCCATCATCAGGTAACAGGCTTTGAAACTTCCGGCAGCCATATTAAAGCTGTTATTGCCAACGGTCAGAAATTTACAGCAGACCAGTTTGTCATGACAGGAGGTTCATTCTTACCTGAGCTTGCTCAAAAGGCAGGTATTAAAATCCGGTTAATGCCCGGAAAAGGATATTCATTCATGCATACTCCTGAAAATCCGGTCAATACTTTAAATCATGCTGCTTTATTACTGGAAGCCAGAGTAGCAGTGACTCCAATGAACGGACAGATCCGTTTTGGTGGAACGATGGAACTGGCTTCCCATCAGGATACCATTAATATGAAAAGGGTAGAAGGTATCGTCCGGTCCATTCCTCAATATTTACCTGACTTTCAGATGGAGAAACCCAAAGAATCTGAAATATGGTTTGGCTACAGACCCTGCGCTCCGGATGGACTTCCTTATTTAGGACAATCTTCCCAATTGAAGAACCTGATTATTGCAGGCGGCGGTGGTATGATGGGTTTAAGTTTAGGACCCATCTTTGGAAAAACAGTTTCAGAACTTGCCAATGACCAAAAGCCAACAGTTGAGATAAAGATATTCAACCCCGAAAGATTTCGTTAG
- a CDS encoding 4-hydroxyproline epimerase, with the protein MNRTFFCIDSHTCGCPVRLVAGGAPILKGNSMMERRLHFMEEYDWIRKGLMFEPRGHDMMSGSILYPTVDENNDIGVLYIETSGCLPMCGHGTIGTVTIAIEEGLVVPKIPGKLRLETPAGLILIDYVQEGKKVKSVKLTNVKSFLYAEDLEVDCPDLGLIKADVAYGGNFYAIIDPQENFRDISDFTASQLIHYGKIIRKLLNEKYRFIHPEIEHITGLSHIQWTGKPKDPKASGRNAVLVGENALDRSPCGTGTSARMAQWYAKGKLKEGEEFIHESYIGSQFIGRIEETTTIDGKAAIIPSVEGWARITGYNHIIIDDEDPYWQGFQVM; encoded by the coding sequence ATGAACAGAACATTCTTTTGTATAGATTCACACACCTGTGGATGTCCAGTACGTCTTGTTGCAGGAGGTGCCCCTATTTTAAAAGGAAACTCCATGATGGAACGCCGGCTGCACTTTATGGAAGAATACGACTGGATCAGAAAGGGATTAATGTTTGAGCCCCGCGGCCATGACATGATGAGCGGAAGTATTCTGTATCCTACTGTAGATGAAAATAACGATATCGGAGTTTTATATATTGAAACCAGCGGATGTCTTCCCATGTGCGGGCACGGAACCATCGGAACGGTTACCATTGCCATTGAAGAAGGTCTTGTTGTTCCCAAAATTCCGGGAAAATTACGTCTTGAAACACCTGCAGGGCTTATTCTCATCGATTATGTACAGGAAGGGAAAAAAGTAAAATCTGTAAAACTGACCAATGTAAAGTCTTTCCTATATGCGGAAGACCTTGAAGTTGATTGTCCGGACCTGGGATTAATAAAAGCCGATGTTGCTTATGGCGGAAACTTCTATGCAATTATAGATCCTCAGGAAAACTTCAGAGATATTTCTGATTTTACGGCCAGCCAGCTTATTCATTATGGAAAGATTATCAGAAAATTACTTAATGAAAAGTACCGGTTCATCCATCCTGAAATTGAACATATTACCGGATTAAGCCATATTCAATGGACGGGTAAACCTAAAGATCCAAAAGCCAGCGGAAGAAATGCTGTTTTAGTGGGTGAAAATGCTCTTGACCGTTCACCATGTGGTACAGGCACTTCTGCAAGAATGGCCCAATGGTATGCAAAGGGAAAACTGAAGGAAGGGGAAGAATTCATTCATGAAAGTTATATAGGCTCCCAGTTTATCGGGAGAATTGAAGAAACCACAACTATTGATGGAAAAGCAGCCATTATTCCGTCAGTAGAAGGCTGGGCAAGAATTACCGGATACAATCATATAATTATTGATGATGAAGATCCTTATTGGCAGGGTTTTCAGGTAATGTAA
- a CDS encoding GNAT family N-acetyltransferase, whose protein sequence is MQFKNERIIIREFAPEEFSLFSTLFENENVTRYLPYKTPEEYKEMFEKSLADYKEGPFSRWGIFNTQNNDFVGMCLARIFLDNPDQLEIGYTLGENYWGKGLGTEVCKALVDYCLSLNHQKDIVAVTDLDNIGSQKVLLNNNFKRIENLKRVDRELAYFMLQKK, encoded by the coding sequence ATGCAATTTAAAAACGAGAGGATCATTATCCGTGAATTTGCCCCTGAAGAATTTTCATTATTTTCTACTCTTTTTGAAAATGAAAATGTAACCCGCTATCTGCCCTACAAAACTCCTGAAGAATATAAGGAAATGTTTGAAAAATCCTTAGCCGATTATAAAGAAGGACCATTCAGCAGATGGGGAATATTCAACACTCAAAACAATGATTTTGTAGGAATGTGTCTGGCCAGAATCTTTCTCGACAATCCGGATCAGCTGGAAATAGGCTATACTTTAGGAGAAAATTATTGGGGAAAAGGTCTGGGAACCGAAGTTTGTAAAGCCCTTGTTGATTATTGTTTATCATTAAATCATCAGAAAGATATTGTTGCTGTAACCGATCTTGATAATATCGGATCTCAGAAAGTTCTTCTGAACAACAACTTTAAAAGAATTGAGAATCTAAAACGGGTGGATAGGGAACTAGCTTACTTTATGTTACAGAAAAAGTAA
- a CDS encoding zinc-dependent metalloprotease codes for MKKFKLLVLVSLFPVIGFAQENRPRECKADEMMKKHFELHPESKAEYENFEKYTKDFIKKMGPNKNSLNSRINNPTYIIPVVFHIYGESQSNVKVNYQKVVDLLQQINLNFNGINTDSNTVDPDFQSIRGALSIEFRLAKIDPTGKATSGVIFHPFKGGYGNGGGYDAEIGADAWDNTKYMNVYIQNDLYANKDLYQSGVAWYPDSYMSSVNTARVVYNGRYIFNASGTVASNEFSDTFTHEFGHWLNLQHTFNVPCSTANPNNDGDGVADTPVENTSSGLGCNAGNNCLGQKVNVENYMGYNGSSGCYKMFTIGQVNRMLAALNHPSRMNLWQPANLAATGVANTPPRLTLSNSTFTENLNNNGAVSLDGTVASAPQSTITLNSATFAVPNGTTLTAGTHFTSSLPAGLTAAIVVTSPTTATLTINGAAASHPKSQVLNSSITFLNPAITGGTASLGSTTALALTFSYKDPYKIVTGTPLESYANPTPTTVTTNSGATWKYFIINPELSDDAGYGAWYYGANQLKLETYWKGLVCQTGTRNISLIPACTTITNANNIGYPTWTPGQLDVYTPTYTTWSGKTAYVGFRNQFEGYDINGYFKVSVGANGSSYSVTEFAYNTQPNGSITTPCALLLSTSDVDTTNSETSIYPNPVSDVLNIKTKGKIKSISVYDMFGRKMNAKIIGNKVEVKHFLSGTYLIDIETSLGKSSQKFIKK; via the coding sequence ATGAAAAAATTTAAATTACTAGTACTTGTTTCCCTATTTCCAGTAATAGGTTTTGCCCAGGAAAACAGACCTCGCGAGTGTAAAGCAGATGAAATGATGAAAAAACATTTTGAACTGCATCCCGAATCTAAGGCTGAATATGAAAACTTTGAGAAATACACCAAAGATTTCATAAAAAAAATGGGACCAAACAAAAACTCATTGAATAGTCGGATCAACAATCCAACCTACATTATCCCTGTGGTTTTTCATATTTATGGAGAATCTCAAAGTAATGTAAAAGTAAATTACCAAAAAGTAGTTGACTTACTGCAGCAAATCAACTTAAATTTCAATGGAATCAACACTGATTCAAATACTGTAGATCCTGATTTTCAATCTATCAGAGGAGCATTAAGCATTGAATTCCGATTAGCTAAAATCGATCCAACCGGAAAAGCAACAAGTGGGGTGATTTTTCATCCTTTCAAAGGCGGATATGGCAACGGAGGCGGATACGATGCAGAAATTGGCGCAGATGCATGGGATAATACAAAGTATATGAATGTATATATACAAAATGATCTGTATGCTAATAAAGATTTATATCAATCAGGAGTTGCCTGGTATCCGGATTCATACATGAGTTCAGTAAATACAGCCAGAGTAGTGTATAATGGACGTTATATCTTTAATGCTTCAGGAACAGTAGCTTCAAACGAGTTTTCTGATACATTTACTCACGAATTCGGGCATTGGTTAAATCTTCAACATACGTTCAATGTTCCATGTTCAACTGCAAACCCAAATAATGATGGTGACGGAGTTGCTGACACCCCTGTAGAAAATACTTCTTCCGGATTGGGATGTAACGCTGGAAACAATTGTCTCGGACAGAAAGTAAACGTTGAAAACTATATGGGGTACAACGGCTCTTCCGGTTGTTATAAAATGTTTACCATTGGACAAGTTAACAGAATGCTGGCAGCATTAAACCATCCTTCGCGAATGAATTTATGGCAGCCTGCCAACTTAGCCGCAACCGGAGTTGCCAATACTCCACCAAGATTAACTCTTAGCAACAGTACCTTTACAGAGAACTTAAACAATAATGGAGCCGTGTCATTAGATGGAACAGTAGCCTCTGCTCCCCAATCAACAATTACATTAAATTCAGCAACATTTGCCGTACCCAATGGAACAACTCTTACAGCAGGAACACATTTCACTTCTTCATTACCAGCAGGACTAACAGCAGCTATAGTAGTTACAAGCCCAACAACTGCTACACTTACCATCAATGGTGCTGCGGCCAGTCATCCTAAAAGCCAGGTCCTGAATTCATCAATTACATTCCTGAATCCGGCTATAACAGGAGGCACAGCTTCACTAGGGTCAACGACAGCATTAGCATTAACTTTTTCTTATAAAGATCCTTATAAAATAGTTACAGGGACTCCTCTGGAAAGTTATGCCAACCCAACACCAACAACAGTAACCACCAACTCAGGAGCAACTTGGAAATATTTTATCATTAACCCGGAGCTTAGTGATGATGCAGGGTATGGCGCCTGGTACTATGGAGCCAATCAATTAAAATTGGAAACTTATTGGAAAGGATTAGTATGTCAAACTGGAACAAGGAATATTAGTTTAATTCCAGCCTGTACCACCATAACGAATGCAAATAATATAGGGTATCCAACTTGGACTCCCGGACAACTGGATGTGTATACTCCTACCTATACTACCTGGTCTGGTAAAACAGCCTATGTTGGTTTTAGAAATCAATTCGAAGGCTACGATATTAACGGCTATTTCAAAGTGAGCGTTGGGGCCAATGGTTCAAGTTATTCTGTCACTGAGTTTGCATATAATACACAACCAAATGGCAGTATTACAACGCCTTGTGCATTATTATTATCCACTTCAGACGTTGATACAACAAACTCAGAAACATCCATCTACCCAAATCCGGTTTCTGATGTATTGAATATTAAAACAAAAGGGAAAATTAAGTCAATTTCTGTTTATGATATGTTTGGAAGAAAAATGAATGCTAAAATTATTGGGAATAAGGTTGAGGTTAAACACTTCCTAAGCGGAACTTATTTAATTGATATTGAAACTTCTTTAGGGAAATCTTCCCAAAAATTCATTAAAAAATAG
- the cysD gene encoding sulfate adenylyltransferase subunit CysD, translating to MSIHQLNYLDQLEAESIYILREVAGQFERPALLFSGGKDSIVLAHLARKAFFHGKIPFTFVHVDTGHNFPEVLDFRDQLVQQLDVNLVVRKVEDTIKSKKLTEAKGKFPSRNWLQTYTLLDTIEEFEFDACIGGARRDEEKARAKERIFSVRDEFGQWDPKLQRPELWNIFNGKIHKGENVRVFPISNWTELDIWNYIRREKIALPSIYFSHEREVIDFNGQWLANSSHVVLEPEDIITTRKIRYRTVGDMTCTAAVESDAVTIDAVIEEIVATRISERGETRIDDRVTEAAMEDRKKGGYF from the coding sequence ATGTCAATACATCAATTAAACTATTTAGATCAGTTAGAAGCTGAATCTATTTATATATTAAGAGAAGTCGCAGGCCAGTTTGAACGTCCGGCGTTGTTATTCAGTGGAGGAAAAGACAGTATTGTACTGGCACATCTGGCGAGAAAAGCGTTCTTTCATGGGAAAATCCCGTTTACCTTTGTTCATGTTGATACCGGGCACAACTTTCCGGAAGTTCTGGATTTCCGTGATCAGCTGGTACAGCAGTTAGATGTCAATCTGGTGGTAAGGAAAGTGGAAGACACTATAAAAAGTAAAAAACTGACTGAAGCCAAAGGTAAATTCCCAAGCAGAAACTGGCTGCAAACCTATACACTTCTTGATACCATTGAAGAATTTGAGTTTGATGCCTGCATCGGAGGAGCCAGAAGAGATGAGGAAAAGGCAAGAGCAAAAGAAAGGATATTCTCCGTTCGTGATGAATTCGGGCAGTGGGATCCTAAACTTCAGCGACCTGAGCTTTGGAATATCTTCAACGGAAAAATCCACAAAGGAGAAAATGTAAGAGTTTTCCCTATCAGCAACTGGACAGAACTGGACATCTGGAACTATATCCGAAGAGAAAAGATTGCCCTTCCATCCATCTATTTCTCGCATGAAAGAGAAGTAATCGACTTTAATGGACAATGGTTGGCCAATTCTTCCCATGTTGTACTGGAACCAGAAGATATCATCACTACAAGGAAAATCCGTTACCGAACCGTAGGAGATATGACATGCACCGCTGCCGTAGAATCTGACGCCGTTACTATAGATGCCGTTATCGAAGAAATAGTAGCCACAAGAATCTCAGAGCGTGGCGAAACCAGAATTGATGACAGGGTAACAGAAGCCGCAATGGAGGATAGAAAAAAAGGAGGCTATTTTTAG